The sequence CTGTAGCATTGGACTTTAATATCAAGCAGGCATAGATCGAACAGGCACTTCAACTGATTTTAGATCATCCTCTTTTGAGATCCCAGTCTTTTATGGGTACACATCAGATAGTCTGAGGCTAGGATAATCTAGGTCTAAAGGTAATACTGAGACTTTTACCAGGATGCCAGCATCAGGAAGTATAGGAACCCAGGTCTTGCCAGTGGAACAGATCAACTGTGGGTATATGTAAGGGTACCTAAAGTATAGAAGGGAATGGACGAGTTATAATGGCTGAGAGACTGAGAATCTAAGAAGCAGAGCAGTGAGGTCTTGACCATATATCTCAAGACCCAGATTCCACTCAATTTTCTTGAAACAAAGAAAGAGCCCTTACCTCACATGGGGAGGGGTTCAGCTGCCTGAGTACACCTACTGCCCTGGGAGTCATTTGAGGGATGAAGATGTTCAAGAAGATGAAGAAAGAGGTGATGGTTCTTCTGGCAGGGGAGGATGTAGGCAGGTGTACAGCTGTGACTGAAATCAGAGGTCAAAGGCACCTCCAGTCACATTGCCAGTCCTCTCTGGGGGTGGAAATGGATGTCAACGAGAAGATGAGAACCTAGGGCAGGATCCTGGGGAAGCAAGGAGCTAAATCTCTATGCACTTCTCTTGTCCATTCTCCTTGCAGGAAAGCCTTCAGAGCCTTGGCATCATTCTAACTGAATTCTTGAGTCCAGGTACTCAGACTTTCAGGTATTTCTATCTTACTGggagccacaaaaaaaaaaatgagaaggaatTTGACTTAAAAGGTATAAAAGGAGCTGCCCAATGGAGATTCTACACCAGCCTCACTGTCCCTGGGGCAACACTGAGCTGGGGCCCTGTCCTGGGGGAGGCATCATGGTCTCATCCCCTCAGCTGACATGACCTCCCCTGAAAATGCTGCTCcaggaaacaaaattttaatgcCTCTCCCAAGCATGTCTCCTGGCCTCCAACTCCAGCAAATTTTACCCAGCTCTGAGGCCTGAGGGCTATGCTGCCCTCACGTGGATTTACCGAGGCTGTTTCCAAAGTCCTACTAAATAGACAGTGTCAGTGAATGACCTAAGGAGCAAGGGTCCCTGGTTAGCTCTCTTTCCAAATTACAAATTGTATCTTGTGGGTTCTGTAAATGCTGCCGCTCCCCGTCTCCCATCTTGTGCCTCTAGCCTGGGCCATTATCAGCCAGAGAGAAATGAACTTTGCAGTGCTTCTGTTCATATCAGGCCTTCCTTCCTTGAGCTTTAATTAGTATCAAACTGATTTATTGAAACTTTctagacttttaaattttttgtttctccctttttctttcacTAATTCATGAGCACACCTGTGTGCATGTTCCTACTCTCAGTTCAAGTGGACTCAGCTGCTTCTAAGGTAATGAATGATACAGCACCTGCCTCTGTCCATCACTGCTTCAGTTCAGGCCATTCCCTCACCCAATTTTTTGCCAGGTCCTCCTCATTCTTTAGTCTCTCTTTAATCActtatttttccagaaaattcTGAAACTGCTGCTGAagttatatcttttttctttcaattttaagcaaatgaaaaatacattttttatgttCTGATTATAAAAAGAATATGCTCAAGAAAATTACTGCAGAAgtacaacaaaagaaataaaatacaagattttttatttttctcataaaaagAATGTACCCAAAAGAAGGTTTTACACATGTGAAATGTAAGAGCACAttattcacaattaaaaaaaaaacaaactggaaacaagCTTTATGTCCACCAACAGTGGAATAGATAAATATTCACACAAAAGAATATCATGCCCCAATCAAAACAAAGGAACCAGAAGGACatacaacaaaacaaataatTCAGCAATTtaatattaagtggaaaaaagaGCCCTAAAGATTATGTGTCATGGTACTTCATTCATAAGGTTAAAAACtcagataaattttttttaattggcggataattgttttacaatgttgtgttgctttctgctgtacaacaaagggaATTAGTCGTAATTACACATAtgagcctccctccctgctctcatcccacccctctgtgtcaccaggctgggctccctgcgtTATACAGTGGCTGCCCACTAGTCACCTATTCCACACATGACACTGTATATATGTCAGCACTACTTTCTCAGTTAgtcccacccttcccttccccaatgtgtccacaagtctgttctgtatgtctgtgtcccTGTTTCTGTGCTGCGAacagggattttttaaaataaaaagtacagaAAACTTTGATAAGGAATAGGAATAACTTTTATAAGGTTAAAAACTCAGATAAAATCTTTTTAGAGGAATACTTGTGGATTCAGTAAAAACTGTAGAGAACAGAACAAAAGAGAATGGCGGACATAGGATCTAGAATAACCAGTTACTACACTGAAGGGAATCAGAAAGAAGGATACTGTATTGAATTATTGAAGTATATAATTCAATATTAATActtatttaattttctgaattaCACTATTATTAATTATTTGGGACTTAGTCATATTATATTAGAACTGGAAAGGAattgaaatattatataatttaatccCATATTGATTTTATAAGTGGACTTATAATAAGATTCTTGTTGCCAACAGGAAATGACTAGATCATggataaaaaatgaataacaaaaCCACTGCCTGCAGGCACCTATCCagtatctctttttctttgaagAGCAGTCTTTCAGTTCTAATCTTTTCACTATCCTTTTGCATTTGTCACTATTGAGTACTTCTCATTTCTTCAGTCTTTTTCCTTCTTATATTTATGGCACACCACTATAGCCAGATTCCCTTTACAGATCTtggatttttattaattttgtcaTTCCATCCTTCAAGTTGGTTTTAATCTGGATGTTTCCAAATGAATAATTACAGAGATAGAAGTCCCATAAGCACAATAGCAAGCAATAATGGAGATAGGGAGTGACTGGAAAAGGTGTTGTCTTAGACTGTATGTTTGGTGAAGGCCCTAGTGAGCTGACAGTTTTGTTGAGAATGAACTGTCAATGTTGAGTATGAGTTAAGTGCACCAAGGCTGATTAGCAGAACATTCCAGATGCAGGGAATATCCAGTGCTAATGACTGGAGGTTGAAtgcacttttcacttttgaggaagaaaaagaaagtcattgtGGCTAGAAGATAATGAATGTAGACCTCCcagacattttaataaaaaagctCAGTGTGAGTTAATTAAGAAAATTACAGAGATTAAAGCATTAGCTAGATAATATGATCAATAAGATTTCTTTagacattgaaattaaaaaattttaaaaaaaatcttttttaattttgatccTGTGTTCATgcacttctcttgtggctcagctggtaaagaatctgcctgcaatgcaggagacccaggttcgaaccctgggttgggaagatcccctggagaaggcaacggctacccactccagtattctggcctagagaattccatggactgtatagtccatgactaggtgactttcacttacttaaaGTTATGCAGACTGCCAAgtttaattttccatttaatcaTTGTCTTTCTCCTAAAAGGAAGGCATGACCACgcagttttccatagtggctgcacgaatttacattcccatcagcagtgtaggaggattcctttttctccacaccccctccagcatttgttctctgtagactttttaatgatggccattttgaccagtgtgaggtgacttctcatagttttgatttgcatttctcaaataactAGCAATGTTGGGTATCTTTTCAGGTGCCAATTGGCCAACTgtctggtggcactagtggtaaagaatccacctgccagtgcaggagattcatgcgacccaggttcaatccctgggtcaagaagatcccctggagtaggaaatggcaacccactccagtattctcacttggataattccatgaacagaggagcctggtgggctacagtccatagggctgtgctcatttggacacaactgaacatacaCACGCACAGTTACAGTGACTATCTTCTTTAGAGGaacgtctgtttaggtcttctgctcattttttgattgggtttttttgttgttgttgttgttattgagttggtTGAGCTATTtgtgtgttttggaaattaagctcttgattccatcatttgcaaatatttttcccagtccataggttttcattttgttcatggtttcctctgttgtgcaaaagtttgtaaaatatttcttctttatttagctTTTGAAAGAGTTACCTCTTAAAAGAGTTATATTTGTGTTATCTTGTGAATTTcaagtttttttaagaaaggcaTTAAGTTACTCATATTTTGAGGTTCTGGGCACAGTGTTTTCATAGGGTAGgcattcagtgaatatttgtaGAGAAGAAAATCAACTGAGATAAACAaggcaaggaaagaaaagaatgaagctagtAGAGCTATTGTTGTATATCACAGTGCTCAAAGTActttttcaaaatgtcaaaaatcaTTGCCTCTGAATGTTGACTATCTTCCAGCCAGTTTGCTCAGAGCTCCCTTCACATCCTTGTTCCTCAGGCTGTAAATTATGGGGTTCATCATTGAAGTCATAACTGAATAGAACAAAGAAATGACCTTATCCCTTTCATTCATTGTCTTGGAATTGGGTCTCATGTAGGCAAATATTCCAGAGCCGTAGTAGAGAACCACAACAGTGAGATGGGAGCTACAGGTAGAGAACACTTTGAGCCTCCCCTCCCCTGACTGCATCCGGATCACAGTGGAGATAATATGCCAGTAAGAGACCAGGATGAGGGAGACAGGAGCTAGGAGAACAATCACACCCATTGAAAAGAGGGCCATTTCAGCATTGTAGGTATCTGCAGAAGCCAGCTTCAGGAGTGCAGGAGGTTCACAAAAATAATGATTAATTATGTTCTGTCCCCGGTAGGGGAGACAGAGTGTAAATGCACTGTCCACTGAACATACAAATGCCCCACTGATCCAGGACACTGTGGCCAACTGGACACAAACCCTCTGGGTCATGAGAGTAGAATAGTGTAGGGGCCTGCAGACTGCCACATAACGGTCATAGGACATCATCGCCAGAAGAGCACACTCTGTACACCCTGCTAGGAGGAAGACAACTATctgcagtgagcacccagcaaaggaaatggttttcttttttacaagGAAGTGGACCAACATCTGGGGAACGATGCTTGTAGAGAAACAAAGATCAACAA comes from Dama dama isolate Ldn47 chromosome 1, ASM3311817v1, whole genome shotgun sequence and encodes:
- the LOC133051651 gene encoding olfactory receptor 2D3-like, producing the protein MGEGNQTFVLEFTLLGLSQDPKIQILLFCVFLIIYLLSVFGNLLIIILIQTDPRLHIPMYFFLKNLSFVDLCFSTSIVPQMLVHFLVKKKTISFAGCSLQIVVFLLAGCTECALLAMMSYDRYVAVCRPLHYSTLMTQRVCVQLATVSWISGAFVCSVDSAFTLCLPYRGQNIINHYFCEPPALLKLASADTYNAEMALFSMGVIVLLAPVSLILVSYWHIISTVIRMQSGEGRLKVFSTCSSHLTVVVLYYGSGIFAYMRPNSKTMNERDKVISLFYSVMTSMMNPIIYSLRNKDVKGALSKLAGR